In Zunongwangia sp. HGR-M22, the sequence TAAAAATCATAGAATTTCCATAATCAGCGTCCACAAATCCAGTCCAATTTCAATAAAATCTAATTATAACTGTTTAGAAAGCATGGCAATTTAAACAGTGGATTTTAAAAGCATTGGTCAAATCTTAAATCCTATATTTTAACAAAAATAAAGAATAATTTTAAGAAATGCACATAGGATTAAATTTACATGAATTACTAAATGATTAACTAAGCTATCTCTAAATTGTATATTTACAGAAAAAATCTACTATGTCTAAAAATTATTATGATCCAGCCGACTTAAGAAAGTTTGGTGAAATCACAGAATGGAGTGAGGAACTTGGTGAAAAATTTTTCGATTACTACGGAAAAGTTTTTGAAGAAGGAGCGCTTTCTGCACGAGAAAAATCATTAATCGCTTTAGCAGTTTCCCATGTGGTAAAATGTCCTTATTGTATCGATGCCTACACAAAAGATGGCTTACAAAGAGGAATAACTAAAGAAGAAATGATGGAAGCCGTACATGCAGGAGCAGCAATAGAAAGTGGCGCGACTCTTGTACATGGTGTACAGATGATGAATAAGTACAAAAAACTAAGCATGTAGTCTCTTTGCTGCTTGTTCTATTCATTTCAAATTAAAAACAAAAACAATTTGTATGTCTTTAAAATCCCTAAAAGGAAGAAAAGATGATTTGTCCAGTCCGCAACGCCAACTGGAAATTTTGAGTGAAGGAATTTTTGAAGATGGAGAACTACCAACTTTTAAGGATAAAATTGCTAAAACCGGCCATTTTCCATTAAAACCTAAAAAACTCGAAATACTACAGCTTAACCTTGGTTATATGTGTAATCAAGTTTGTTCGCATTGCCATGTTGATGCCGGGCCAGATCGTAAAGAAATAATGACGAAAGAGACCATGCAGCAATGTCTGGAAGTCATTAAAAATACCGGCGCACACACCTTAGATCTTACCGGTGGAGCGCCTGAAATGAATCCTAATTTTAGATGGTTTGTAGAAGAAGCCTGCAAAGCAGGAATTAATGATATTATCGTAAGATCTAATCTTACGATAATTCTTACAAATAAGAAATATCACGATTTACCAGAATTTTTCAGAAAACACAAAATACATGTCGTTTCTTCACTTCCATTTTATAAACGTGAGAAAACAGACAAACAGCGCGGAAATGGAGTTTTCGATAAATCCATAAAGGCGCTTCAACTTTTAAACGAAGTAGGATACGCGCAGCCGGGCTGCGACCTCAAATTAGATCTGGTTTATAACCCCTCTGGAGCATTCTTACCTACCAACCAGGCGGCAATGGAAAACGACTTTAAAAAAGCATTAAAACAAGATTTTAATATCGATTTTAATAATCTGTACGCAATCACCAATCTACCTATTAGTCGGTTTTTGGAATATTTAATCGCTTCAGAAAATTACGAAGATTACATGTATTCGCTGGTAGATGCATACAATCCTGCTGCGGTGGAAAATGTAATGTGTACCAATACAATTTCGATTAGCTGGGATGGATGGCTTTACGATTGTGATTTTAATCAAATGCTGGATCTTAAGGTAAATGCTAGCACAAAACACATTAGTGAATACAATGAAGATTTACTGAATGATCGAAATATTATTATTTCTCAACATTGTTATGGTTGTACCGCCGGCGCTGGGAGTAGCTGCCAGGGTTCTACCATTTAATTAAAGCAATAATCATATAAAATAAGCTTCTTTATGCAGTGTAAATTTTGAAAGCTTATTAAAAAAAGAAACTAATATTTGGCCATTTTTGGCATTTGTAAATTTCACAAAATATTAAAGGTCATTTTCATATAATCACAGTATATTGCTGAGAATGCGAAAACCTTAAGCCTTTATTTCAAAAGCTCTATAAATCGGCTTTACAGCAAAAAAATATGATTTTTTGAGAGAAAAAACTACTTCAAAAAACTTACTTATAATTTTTACGCGTAATCCAGAATTTGGCAAAGTAAAAACAAGACTTGCCAAAGATGTAGGCGATCAAACAGCATTAGAAATTTATCGTTTTTTATTAGATCACACGGTAAAAGTTACAGCACCAATTTCTGCGGAAAAAAGAGTATATTATTCTGAAGAAATACAAGAAGGTGACATCTGGAATCCTAACATTTTTCAGAAGAAAAAACAATATGGTAAAGATCTGGGAGAGCGAATGAAATATGCTTTTACTGAAGGATTCGAAGATGGATACGAGAAAATCGCAATTATTGGTTCCGATTTATTTGATATCAATAGCGAGGATTTAGAAAAGGCTTTTGAAGCTTTGGAAACCCAGGAGGTTGTAATTGGCCCCGCACAAGATGGCGGTTATTATTTGCTTGGGATGAGACAGCTTAAGGAAGACCTTTTTGAGAATAAATTTTGGGGAACCGATACGGTGCTAAAAGAAACCATACAAAACTTAACAAACACAAATTATAAATTACTGGAAGAGCGGAATGATGTAGATTACTATTCAGATATCCAAGATCATCCCGCTTTTAGTCAATTTTTTACAAAATGAAAATGACAGACGCAATTCAGGAATCCACAGATTATCTTAAATCTAAAGGATTTGAAGCTCCGGAAATCGGAATTATTTTAGGAACCGGACTTGGTAAATTAATCGAAGAAATTGAAATTGAATATGAAGCCAGCTACAATCACATTCCTTACTTTCCAACCGCGACGGTAGAATTTCATAAAGGAAAACTGATCTACGGAAGCCTGGAAGGAAAAAAAGTAGTGGTAATGCAGGGGCGTTTTCATCTTTATGAAGGTTATACTTTACAGGATGTCACCTATCCTGTACGTGTAATGAAGCGTTTAGGAATTAGTAAACTTTTAGTTTCTAATGCAGCAGGCTCTATAAATTTAGATTATAAAAAAGGGGAATTAATGCTTATTGACGACCACCTTAATTTTCAGGGAGGATCTCCTTTAGCCTTTAAAGGTGTAGAACATTTAGGAGAACGCTTTGTAGATATGTCTCAACCTTACGACGCTAAGATGAACGCGACGATGGAAAATGTTGCAAAAGAGCATGGCATCAAATTGCACAAAGGCGTTTATGCTTCTGTTTTAGGACCTCAATTAGAAACTAGGGCAGAATATCGATTTTTAAAAATAGCAGGAGCAGATGCCGTTGGAATGAGTACTGTTCCAGAAATTATCGTAGCAAACCATCTAAATATTCCTGTTTCCGCGGTTTCTGTGATTACAGATGAAGGAGATCCTGACAATTTAGAGCCAGTAGAAATTTCAGAAATTATTGCTATGGCCGAGAAAGCCGAACCACAAATGATTACTCTTTTTAAAGAAGTGATAAAAACAATATAAGCTATGAGTAGCTATCTTGAAACCACAAAAAATGTTTATAAAGATGCAGCTCTTAAACCAGATGTTGGTCTATGCTGCACTACAAATCCTATTTGGGAATTGCCGGGTTTAAAAATCCCTAAGATCATGCAAGAGATGAACTATGGCTGTGGCAGTACCGTTCATGCTCGCGACCTTTCTAACAACCCAAAGATCCTCTACGTTGGCGTTGGCGGCGGAATGGAATTACTACAATTCGCATATTTTTCAAGACAAAAAAATGGAGTTGTGGGCATAGACGCGGTAGATGAGATGCTGGAAGCTTCAAGAAAAAACTTTAAGATTGCTGAAGAACAAAATTCG encodes:
- a CDS encoding arsenosugar biosynthesis-associated peroxidase-like protein; this translates as MSKNYYDPADLRKFGEITEWSEELGEKFFDYYGKVFEEGALSAREKSLIALAVSHVVKCPYCIDAYTKDGLQRGITKEEMMEAVHAGAAIESGATLVHGVQMMNKYKKLSM
- the arsS gene encoding arsenosugar biosynthesis radical SAM (seleno)protein ArsS (Some members of this family are selenoproteins.); this encodes MSLKSLKGRKDDLSSPQRQLEILSEGIFEDGELPTFKDKIAKTGHFPLKPKKLEILQLNLGYMCNQVCSHCHVDAGPDRKEIMTKETMQQCLEVIKNTGAHTLDLTGGAPEMNPNFRWFVEEACKAGINDIIVRSNLTIILTNKKYHDLPEFFRKHKIHVVSSLPFYKREKTDKQRGNGVFDKSIKALQLLNEVGYAQPGCDLKLDLVYNPSGAFLPTNQAAMENDFKKALKQDFNIDFNNLYAITNLPISRFLEYLIASENYEDYMYSLVDAYNPAAVENVMCTNTISISWDGWLYDCDFNQMLDLKVNASTKHISEYNEDLLNDRNIIISQHCYGCTAGAGSSCQGSTI
- a CDS encoding TIGR04282 family arsenosugar biosynthesis glycosyltransferase, whose amino-acid sequence is MREKTTSKNLLIIFTRNPEFGKVKTRLAKDVGDQTALEIYRFLLDHTVKVTAPISAEKRVYYSEEIQEGDIWNPNIFQKKKQYGKDLGERMKYAFTEGFEDGYEKIAIIGSDLFDINSEDLEKAFEALETQEVVIGPAQDGGYYLLGMRQLKEDLFENKFWGTDTVLKETIQNLTNTNYKLLEERNDVDYYSDIQDHPAFSQFFTK
- a CDS encoding purine-nucleoside phosphorylase translates to MTDAIQESTDYLKSKGFEAPEIGIILGTGLGKLIEEIEIEYEASYNHIPYFPTATVEFHKGKLIYGSLEGKKVVVMQGRFHLYEGYTLQDVTYPVRVMKRLGISKLLVSNAAGSINLDYKKGELMLIDDHLNFQGGSPLAFKGVEHLGERFVDMSQPYDAKMNATMENVAKEHGIKLHKGVYASVLGPQLETRAEYRFLKIAGADAVGMSTVPEIIVANHLNIPVSAVSVITDEGDPDNLEPVEISEIIAMAEKAEPQMITLFKEVIKTI